Proteins encoded within one genomic window of Fragaria vesca subsp. vesca linkage group LG1, FraVesHawaii_1.0, whole genome shotgun sequence:
- the LOC101301615 gene encoding uncharacterized protein LOC101301615 yields the protein MASSLLNGERAVVALFVGRVVFSLPLSLLPHGLALSLLAISALVLDVVADSSAALLSRFRTRPGASSGILLGAVTLPTVMISKMIQLSRAFSLGQVTYQELESLSMQYWAISASSLSVLIFLCITIWCTPENKPPSSLPSFWLILSCIVLHTAVCCVTLGTSSLTSSEAALKLSWMLCHGLAVVKLIQHVFRTFPSCASVGEACLVASGLVLYFGDMLAYTIAKVSGFLIKSDMVQYGSKTSEINIIIQGLLLGLLLFPMVFKLVLRLCECSFTTARFEVRTKNEIWRSIIFFSSLGFIMIVLIPAWMQFVQDFQMHPFIWVLSFIFSEPLKRLSLCAYWVCVICVSVLRFYNISKNSKIERILLRKYYHLMAVSMFVPALIFQPKFLDLAFGAALAVFLALEIVRVWRIWPLGQFIQKFMSAFTDHRDSDLLIVSHFSLLLGCALPIWLSSGNNDRPLSPFSGILSLGIGDTMASVVGHKYGVLRWSKTGKKTIEGTAAGITSVLAACSVLLPLLASTGYIVTEHWISILVAVTVSGLLEAYTAQLDNAFIPLVFYSLLCL from the exons ATGGCTTCTTCGTTGCTCAACGGAGAGAGAGCCGTCGTGGCGCTGTTCGTCGGCCGCGTCGTCTTCTCTCTACCGCTCTCTCTCCTCCCTCACGGCCTCGCTCTCTCCCTCCTCGCTATCTCCGCTCTCGTCCTCGACGTCGTAGCCGACTCCTCCGCCGCTCTCCTCTCCCGATTCCGCACCAG GCCCGGTGCTTCGTCTGGTATATTATTGGGCGCCGTCACGTTGCCCACTGTTATGATCTCCAAAATGATACAGCTCTCTCGAGCTTTCTCACTCGGTCAAGTTACGTATCAAG AGCTTGAATCTTTGTCGATGCAATACTGGGCCATTTCTGCCAGCTCCTTGAGTGTACTTATTTTCCTCTGCATAACTATATGGTGTACACCTGAGAATAAGCCTCCCTCTTCTTTACCCAGTTTTTGGCTTATCTTAAGTTGCATAGTATTGCACACAGCAGTTTGTTGTGTAACTCTTGGTACATCATCTCTCACGA GCTCTGAGGCTGCATTGAAGTTATCGTGGATGCTCTGTCATGGATTGGCAGTTGTAAAGTTAATTCAACATGTTTTCAGAACTTTTCCATCTTGTGCTTCTGTTG GGGAAGCATGTCTAGTGGCTTCAGGTCTTGTTCTCTATTTTGGTGACATGTTGGCATACACTATAGCAAAG GTGTCTGGCTTCTTGATTAAATCAGATATGGTACAATATGGAAGTAAAACAAGTGAGATAAATATTATCATACAG GGTTTACTGCTTGGTCTTCTTCTTTTTCCAATGGTCTTCAAACTTGTTCTCCGACTATGTGAATGCTCTTTCACTACGGCTCGCTTTGAAGTGAGGACAAAAAATGAGATTTGGAGATCAATTATATTCTTTTCATCTCTCGGATTTATCATGATTGTGCTCATTCCAGCGTGGATGCAGTTTGTTCAGGATTTTCAAATGCATCCGTTCATATG GGTACTTTCATTTATATTTTCGGAACCACTCAAGAGGTTATCTTTGTGTGCCTACTGGGTTTGTGTGATATGTGTATCTGTTCTGAGGTTCTACAACATCTCAAAGAATAGTAAGATTGAGAGAATTTTACTCCGTAAATACTACCATTTGATGGCTGTCTCAATGTTTGTGCCTGCTCTTATCTTCCAG CCAAAGTTTCTTGATCTAGCATTTGGTGCAGCGTTGGCAGTTTTTTTGGCATTGGAAATTGTTCGA GTATGGAGAATATGGCCATTGGGACAATTTATACAAAAATTCATGAGTGCTTTCACTGATCACCGTGACTCAGATCTTCTTATAGTCAG CCACTTTTCACTCTTGTTGGGATGTGCTCTTCCTATTTGGCTCTCGTCTGGGAACAATGATCGACCACTATCCCCTTTTTCTGGAATTTTAAGTCTTGGAATTGGAGATACAATG GCATCAGTTGTTGGGCACAAGTACGGGGTACTCAGGTGGAGCAAAACTGGAA AGAAAACCATTGAAGGGACTGCAGCTGGTATAACATCTGTCCTAGCTGCTTGCTCCGTTTTGCTTCCCCTTCTAGCATCTACTGGATATATTGTTACCGAG CATTGGATCTCTATTCTCGTAGCTGTGACTGTGAGTGGTTTATTGGAGGCTTACACAGCACAACTTGACAATGCTTTCATACCACTCGTTTTCTACAGCCTGCTCTGTTTGTAA
- the LOC101292262 gene encoding DNA polymerase delta catalytic subunit-like produces MSNNGKSRKRPPPPQQPSPANQPPPKQRPATQEEDEFLDEDVFLDETLLETEDDLILRDIEQRQSLASRIAKWARPPLSDAYKSAAKNILFQQLEIDYVIGESNRELLPNWSGPAAIIRIFGVTKEGHSVCCHVHGFEPYFYINCPPGMGHDDIPRFRQVLEAKMGEANRNNKASMFIRRVEMVYKRNIMYYQQQDSNPFLKIVVSLPTMVARCRGILDKGIQIDGVGEKSFMTYESNVLFALRFMIDCNIVGGNWIELPAGKYKTAKSSSYCQLEFNCLYSDLISHAPEGEFSKMAPFRILSFDIECAGRKGHFPDAKHDPVIQVANLVTLQGENQPLIRNVMTLKSCSPIAGADVISFNTERDVLLAWRDLVRGADPDLIIGYNICKFDLPYLIERAETLGIPEFPILGRIRNSRVRIKDTTFSSRQMGTRESKEVTIEGRVQFDILQVMQRDYKLSSYSLNSVSAHFLSEQKEDVHHSIISDLQNGNAETRRRLAEYCLKDAYLPQRLLDKLMFIYNYVEMARVTGVPISFLLSRGQSIKVLSQLLRKAKQKNLLLPNVKQAGSEQGTYEGATVLEAKAGFYEKPIATLDFASLYPSIMMAYNLCYCTLVRSEDVRKLNLPPECVNKTPSGETFVKSNLQKGILPEILEELIAARKRAKADLKEAKDPLEKAVLDGRQLALKISANSVYGFTGATIGQLPCLEISSSVTSYGREMIERTKYLVTEEFTTLRGYEHDVEVIYGDTDSVMVQFGVTTVEEAMRLGRKAADIISADFTKPIKLEFEKVYYPYLLISKKRYAGLFWTNPDKFDKMDTKGIETVRRDNCLLVKNLVNECLHKILIDRDIPGAVQYVKNTISDLLMNRMDLSLLVITKGLSKTGEDYGVKAAHVELAERMRKRDAATAPTVGDRVPYVIIKAAKGAKAYEKSEDPIYVLENNIPIDPHYYLENQISKPLLRIFEPILKNASSELLHGSHTRSISMPTPSNSGIMRFAKKQLTCLGCKTPISNSERTLCSHCKGREAELYCKTVTHVSELETLFARLWTQCQECQGSLHQDVLCTSRDCPIFYRRKKAQKDMSEAKVQLDRWNF; encoded by the exons ATGAGCAACAACGGCAAATCCCGGAAACGGCCGCCGCCGCCGCAGCAACCCTCGCCGGCGAACCAGCCGCCGCCAAAGCAGCGCCCCGCGACCCAAGAAGAAGATGAATTTCTCGACGAGGACGTCTTCCTCGACGAAACCCTACTCGAGACCGAGGACGACCTCATCCTCCGCGACATCGAGCAACGCCAGTCCCTCGCCTCCCGCATCGCCAAGTGGGCCCGCCCTCCTCTCTCCGACGCCTACAAGTCCGCCGCCAAAAACATCC TGTTTCAGCAATTGGAGATTGACTATGTGATTGGTGAGAGCAATAGAGAATTGCTGCCGAATTGGTCCGGTCCGGCTGCCATTATCAGAATATTTGGGGTTACAAAGGAAG GACATAGTGTGTGCTGCCATGTTCACGGATTCGAGCCCTACTTCTATATCAACTGCCCTCCGGGGATGGGACATGATGATATTCCTCGGTTTCGTCAAGTTCTTGAG GCCAAAATGGGGGAGGCGAACCGGAACAATAAGGCCTCAATGTTCATTCGGCGTGTTGAAATGGTGTACAAGAGGAATATAATGTATTACCAGCAGCAGGATTCTAATCCCTTTCTCAAAATTGTTGTTTCCTTGCCAACAATGGTGGCCCGTTGCCGCG GCATTCTTGATAAAGGCATACAAATTGATGGTGTTGGTGAGAAGAGCTTCATGACATATGAAAGCAATGTTCTCTTTGCTCTTCGGTTCATGATTGATTGCAACATAGTTGGTGGAAACTGGATTGAGCTGCCTGCTGGAAAATATAAGACAGCAAAGAGTTCATCCTACTGCCAGTTAGAGTTCAATTGCCT ATATTCAGACTTGATCAGTCATGCTCCTGAAGGCGAATTTTCGAAGATGGCTCCATTTCGCATTCTGAGCTTTGACATTGAATGTGCTGGACGCAAAGGTCATTTTCCTGATGCCAAGCATGATCCTGTCATCCAG GTGGCCAACTTAGTTACTTTGCAGGGGGAGAATCAGCCACTTATTCGTAATGTCATGACTCTCAAGTCATGCTCCCCTATAGCTGGTGCAGATGTGATTTCCTTTAACACAGAAAGAGATGTCTTGCTGGCTTGGAGG GATTTAGTCCGTGGGGCAGACCCAGATCTCATTATTGGATATAACATCTGCAAATTTGATTTGCCATATCTCATTGAG AGAGCTGAGACTTTGGGAATACCTGAATTTCCAATACTTGGGCGCATCAGAAACAGCAGGGTTCGGATCAAAGACACTACTTTTTCTTCAAG GCAGATGGGAACCAGGGAAAGTAAAGAAGTGACAATAGAAGGGAGGGTTCAATTTGATATACTCCAG GTTATGCAACGGGATTACAAGCTAAGCTCATATTCATTAAATTCTGTCTCAGCGCACTTTCTCTCTGAGCAG AAAGAGGATGTCCACCATTCAATAATATCTGATCTTCAGAATGGAAATGCGGAAACTAGGAGGCGACTTGCAGAGTATTGTCTGAAG GATGCATACCTCCCGCAGAGGCTTTTGGACAAACTTATGTTTATTTACAATTATGTTGAGATGGCTCGAGTTACTGGTGTTCCCATCTCATTTCTTCTTTCCAGAGGGCAGAGCATTAAG GTGCTTTCTCAACTTCTTAGGAAAGCAAAACAAAAGAACCTTCTCCTTCCAAATGTCAAACAGGCTGGGTCTGAACAAGGAACATATGAAGGTGCCACT GTTTTGGAAGCAAAGGCAGGATTTTATGAAAAGCCAATTGCAACTTTGGATTTTGCCTCCTTATACCCCTCAATCATGATGGCTTATAATCTATGCTATTGTACCCTG GTCCGATCTGAAGATGTCCGCAAACTCAACCTTCCTCCAGAATGTGTGAACAAAACTCCATCTGGAGAAACATTTGTTAAATCAAACTTGCAAAAG GGAATTCTTCCTGAAATTCTTGAAGAACTAATAGCGGCTCGGAAAAGAGCAAAAGCAGATTTGAAG GAAGCAAAGGATCCGCTTGAGAAGGCAGTGCTAGACGGTCGACAGCTGGCCTTAAAG ATAAGTGCGAATTCCGTATATGGGTTTACTGGAGCTACAATTGGTCAGTTACCATGTTTGGAGATATCATCAAGTGTAACGAGCTATG GCCGAGAGATGATTGAGCGCACAAAATACCTTGTAACAGAGGAGTTCACTACGCTTCGAGGCTATGAACATGATGTGGAG GTAATATATGGGGACACAGATTCAGTTATGGTGCAATTTGGTGTAACAACTGTTGAAGAAGCAATGCGCTTGGGAAGAAAAGCTGCTGATATTATCAGTGCCGACTTCACAAAG CCTATCAAACTCGAGTTTGAGAAAGTTTATTATCCATATCTCCTGATTAGCAAGAAGAGATATGCTGGTTTGTTCTGGACAAATCCAGACAAGTTCGACAAAATGGATACTAAAG GCATTGAAACAGTACGGAGAGATAATTGCTTATTGGTAAAAAACCTGGTAAATGAGTGCTTGCACAAAATACTGATTGACAGAGATATTCCTGGGGCAGTCCAGTATGTCAAGAACACTATATCTGATCTTCTTATGAACCGCATGGATTTGTCACTTTTGGTTATCACTAAG GGTCTCTCAAAAACCGGGGAGGATTATGGAGTAAAGGCAGCTCATGTTGAACTTGCTGAGCGTATGCGGAAG CGAGATGCTGCCACTGCTCCAACCGTTGGGGATCGAGTACCATATGTCATAATCAAAGCTGCAAAAGGTGCCAAG GCTTATGAGAAGTCAGAGGACCCCATCTATGTGCTCGAGAATAACATTCCTATAGACCCTCACTATTATCTTGAAAACCAGATCAGCAAG CCCCTCTTAAGAATTTTTGAGCCTATTTTAAAGAATGCCAGCTCGGAACTTCTCCATGGAAGTCATACAAGATCTATTTCAATGCCTACCCCCTCCAACAGTGGCATTATGAGATTTGCAAAGAAGCAACTGACTTGCCTTGGTTGTAAAACTCCAATTAG CAATTCAGAGAGAACTCTGTGCTCACACTGCAAGGGAAGAGAAGCTGAACTGTACTGCAAAACTGTCACTCATG TTTCTGAGCTGGAGACTCTTTTTGCACGTCTATGGACACAGTGCCAAGAGTGTCAAGGTTCACTTCATCAAGATGTGCTCTGTACAAG TCGGGATTGTCCTATATTTTACAGGAGAAAGAAGGCACAGAAGGACATGAGCGAAGCTAAAGTGCAATTAGACCGGTGGAACTTCTGA
- the LOC101291971 gene encoding protein BOBBER 1-like: MAIISDFQEEENETHTKVTAPPSESSSSLKAEKKNVKVEEDKGKVVGSKLVPNKGNGLDLDKYSWTQSLQEVNIVIPVPAGTKSRDVVYEAKAKHLRFGLKDQPTPIIDGDLFQSIKPDECLWSIEDQSAVSILLTKQNQTDWWKALVKGDPEIDTQKVEPEPSKLSDLDSETRRTVEKMMFDQRQKQMGRPTSDEMQQQELMKKFMEQHPNMDFSKVKMMN; this comes from the coding sequence ATGGCGATAATCTCAGACTTCCAAGAAGAAGAAAACGAAACCCACACCAAAGTCACAGCACCACCCTCTGAGTCATCATCATCGCTTAAGGCAGAGAAGAAAAACGTCAAGGTGGAGGAAGACAAAGGGAAAGTTGTAGGGTCCAAACTAGTTCCGAACAAAGGGAATGGCCTTGATCTAGATAAGTACTCATGGACACAAAGCCTGCAAGAGGTTAATATAGTGATCCCAGTGCCTGCCGGAACTAAATCAAGGGATGTTGTGTACGAGGCAAAGGCGAAGCATCTTAGGTTTGGACTCAAGGATCAGCCAACTCCTATTATCGATGGTGATCTGTTTCAGTCTATCAAGCCTGATGAGTGTTTGTGGAGCATAGAGGATCAGAGTGCTGTCTCTATTCTGTTGACAAAGCAAAACCAAACGGACTGGTGGAAGGCTTTGGTGAAAGGTGATCCAGAGATTGACACTCAAAAGGTTGAACCTGAGCCTAGTAAACTGTCCGATCTGGATTCTGAGACGCGCCGGACGGTAGAGAAGATGATGTTTGACCAGAGGCAGAAGCAGATGGGGCGTCCGACTAGTGATGAGATGCAGCAGCAAGAATTGATGAAGAAGTTCATGGAACAGCATCCGAACATGGACTTTTCAAAGGTTAAGATGATGAACTAA
- the LOC101291676 gene encoding protein CPR-5-like encodes MDPPPPSLQPQISAVQSATARHENSIAAVETPKKKGKKKKLFKDGASSSASTSTSGFSFRGAARVACKRRGPKVVVNAAWRNPSSDDIGHLVGMSIGLVVTEILESIGERGGGLSSDHLVKMCASALRESLANDFGNTFDCFIDKFEQSFGSTLRTHKSIKESSEGNTRYISSKHNMEEYSPRVTHDEQDDCLIREACRNSSSTKEVNHSTTTEVRFSYRDQLLHNMLTNPVNLEVARQTNQLACIAPRTVESVTNRFMANMERANELKELELRLKLEKLEVNKEQVALGYDSNHLERSKIAIKAEKFKTQLEDTRHSELVRKCIDCLVAGIFVMVAALFYGTYLYSYRRIREATASCTPLQDSKSWWNPMSSFNSGYQVLRCQAEVVSRMVFGFFMIFAIAYLILQRSAGSKQSMPVTFIVLLLGIACGWAGKFCVDTLGGSGYHWLIFWETLCLLHFFCNVFTSVLFHILHGPVDVSPGTKGDSIFPYWIRRLVFYGITFLFLPLLCGLLPFASLGEWKHHFLLLVM; translated from the coding sequence ATGGACCCACCTCCTCCATCTCTTCAACCCCAAATCTCTGCCGTCCAATCCGCCACCGCCCGCCATGAAAACTCAATCGCCGCTGTCGAAACTCCTAAGAAAAAGGGCAAGAAGAAGAAGCTCTTCAAGGACGGCGCCTCCTCCTCTGCTTCGACTTCAACTTCGGGGTTCTCCTTCAGAGGAGCCGCACGCGTGGCTTGCAAGCGCCGAGGGCCGAAGGTGGTAGTCAATGCGGCGTGGCGGAACCCTAGTTCCGATGATATAGGGCATCTGGTGGGGATGTCAATTGGGTTGGTTGTTACTGAGATTCTGGAAAGTATTGGTGAGCGAGGTGGAGGGTTGTCTTCTGATCATCTTGTTAAGATGTGTGCTTCAGCTCTCAGAGAATCTTTAGCGAATGATTTTGGGAACACGTTTGATTGTTTTATCGATAAATTTGAACAATCATTTGGGAGCACCTTAAGAACTCATAAGTCGATCAAAGAATCATCCGAAGGTAACACAAGATATATCTCCAGCAAGCATAACATGGAAGAATATAGTCCACGTGTTACTCATGATGAACAAGATGACTGTCTAATAAGGGAAGCTTGTAGAAACAGTTCCAGTACAAAAGAAGTGAACCACAGTACAACAACTGAGGTTCGATTCAGTTATAGAGATCAATTGCTTCATAATATGCTGACTAACCCTGTAAATCTGGAGGTTGCCCGCCAAACCAATCAATTGGCTTGTATTGCCCCGAGAACTGTTGAGTCCGTGACTAACCGATTCATGGCTAACATGGAGCGTGCTAATGAGCTGAAGGAATTGGAGCTTCGTCTGAAATTGGAGAAGTTGGAGGTAAATAAGGAACAGGTAGCTCTCGGTTATGATTCAAATCATCTGGAGAGATCAAAAATAGCTATCAAAGCTGAAAAATTCAAGACTCAATTAGAAGACACAAGACACTCTGAGCTCGTTAGAAAGTGCATCGACTGTCTAGTTGCTGGAATATTTGTCATGGTTGCAGCCCTGTTCTATGGTACTTATTTGTATTCATACAGAAGAATAAGGGAAGCCACTGCATCTTGTACACCTTTACAGGATTCGAAATCATGGTGGAATCCCATGTCATCTTTCAATTCAGGTTATCAAGTTCTAAGGTGTCAGGCTGAGGTAGTGAGTCGGATGGTGTTTGGTTTCTTCATGATTTTTGCAATTGCTTATTTGATCCTCCAGCGCTCAGCAGGTTCGAAACAGAGTATGCCAGTTACTTTCATAGTCTTGCTATTGGGAATTGCATGCGGTTGGGCCGGCAAGTTTTGTGTAGACACATTGGGAGGGAGTGGATATCACTGGCTTATATTCTGGGAGACTCTTTGCCTGCTGCATTTCTTTTGCAATGTCTTTACATCAGTTTTGTTCCATATCCTGCATGGACCCGTTGATGTCTCTCCAGGGACGAAAGGAGATTCAATATTTCCTTACTGGATACGCAGATTGGTGTTCTACGGCATTACATTCTTGTTTTTGCCATTGCTTTGTGGCCTTTTGCCTTTTGCCAGCCTTGGTGAATGGAAACACCATTTCTTGCTGCTGGTGATGTAG